From a region of the Fischerella sp. JS2 genome:
- a CDS encoding hydantoinase/oxoprolinase family protein, giving the protein MLKVFADRGGTFTDIVAVTDNQVIINKLLQHQERFLIIPLPNQQWIIVYKLLSENPEQYQDAVIQGIRDIIGLYRNQPIPQEAIEVVKMGTTVATNALLERHGDRVVLLITKGFKDALRIGYQNRPHIFARHIVLPTMLYEQVIEVEERYDARGNELTPVNIAQVKKDLQTAYNTGIRSCAIVFMHGDRYPNHEQQVAQLAQEIGFTQISISHQVSPLMKLVSRGDTTVVDAYLTPILRRYVNQVASQLPGVRLMFMKSDGGLTDAVQFQGKDSILSGPAGGIVGAVQTSKRAGFDLVITFDMGGTSTDVAHFKGEYERQLESEIAGARMRVPVLAINTIAAGGGSILFFDGSSYRVGPESAGSNPGPACYRRGGPLAVTDANVMLGKIHPQYFPPVFGADGNLPLDKDIVVQKFTQLAQDIKNATGNTRTPEQVAAGFIVIAVENMANAIKKISLQRGYDVTQYVLCCFGGAGGQVACLIADTLGMKKIFLHPYAGVLSAYGMGLADVRAIRESGVEKPLTQALIPQLQQLMQLLETQARSELDIPLTSTPLSSPLTKGGHRGVKASNEQEIVRKVNLKYEGTNSILTIDFALDVAIMRQEFEVEHKLRYGFIQIEKTLIVESASVEVIQKMDTPEEPLITRSRPLNELPTCVETVQMFTADQWHNTPVYRREDLQPEDNINGPAIIVEKISTIVVEPQWQASLTERNHLILQRNN; this is encoded by the coding sequence ATGTTAAAAGTCTTTGCCGATCGCGGTGGTACATTTACAGATATTGTTGCTGTTACTGATAATCAAGTAATCATAAACAAACTCTTACAACATCAAGAACGTTTTTTAATTATTCCCCTTCCCAATCAGCAATGGATTATAGTTTACAAATTACTTTCAGAAAATCCCGAACAATATCAAGACGCAGTTATTCAAGGTATTCGCGATATCATTGGGCTTTACCGTAATCAACCCATACCCCAAGAAGCCATCGAAGTAGTAAAAATGGGAACTACAGTTGCGACAAATGCCCTGTTAGAAAGACATGGCGATCGCGTAGTTCTTCTGATTACCAAAGGGTTTAAAGATGCATTGCGAATTGGCTACCAAAACCGCCCCCACATCTTCGCCCGACATATCGTTTTACCCACAATGCTTTATGAACAAGTGATTGAGGTAGAAGAACGCTATGATGCTAGAGGTAACGAATTAACCCCAGTCAACATTGCACAGGTCAAAAAAGACTTACAAACAGCTTACAACACAGGCATTCGTAGTTGTGCCATTGTATTTATGCATGGCGATCGCTATCCTAATCATGAACAACAAGTCGCCCAACTTGCCCAGGAAATTGGTTTTACGCAGATATCCATATCCCACCAAGTTAGTCCTTTAATGAAGTTAGTAAGTCGTGGCGACACAACAGTTGTAGATGCATATTTAACTCCGATTCTGCGTCGTTACGTTAACCAAGTAGCCAGCCAGTTACCAGGCGTAAGATTAATGTTTATGAAATCCGATGGCGGCTTAACCGATGCAGTACAATTTCAAGGTAAAGATAGTATCTTAAGTGGTCCGGCTGGGGGTATTGTTGGCGCAGTCCAAACCAGTAAAAGAGCAGGTTTTGATTTAGTCATTACCTTTGACATGGGCGGAACAAGCACAGATGTCGCCCACTTTAAAGGAGAATATGAACGTCAACTAGAATCAGAAATTGCTGGCGCACGGATGCGAGTTCCGGTATTAGCAATCAATACTATTGCGGCTGGCGGCGGTTCAATTTTGTTTTTTGATGGTTCTAGTTATCGTGTCGGGCCAGAATCGGCGGGATCAAATCCTGGCCCTGCTTGTTACCGTCGTGGTGGCCCCTTAGCCGTCACCGATGCTAATGTCATGTTAGGCAAAATTCACCCCCAATATTTTCCCCCTGTCTTTGGTGCAGACGGCAATTTACCCTTAGATAAAGATATTGTCGTTCAAAAATTTACCCAATTAGCCCAAGATATCAAAAATGCCACAGGTAACACCCGTACTCCCGAACAAGTAGCCGCCGGATTTATTGTGATCGCCGTCGAGAATATGGCAAACGCAATTAAAAAAATCAGCTTACAACGAGGCTATGATGTCACTCAATATGTCCTTTGTTGTTTTGGTGGTGCAGGCGGCCAAGTTGCTTGTTTAATCGCCGATACTTTGGGAATGAAAAAGATATTTTTGCATCCTTACGCCGGAGTTCTTTCAGCTTATGGCATGGGACTAGCTGATGTGAGGGCAATCAGAGAAAGCGGAGTAGAAAAGCCTTTAACCCAAGCATTAATTCCGCAATTACAACAATTAATGCAACTTTTAGAAACCCAAGCCAGAAGTGAACTAGATATCCCCCTTACTTCTACCCCCCTTTCATCCCCCCTTACTAAGGGGGGACACAGGGGGGTGAAAGCAAGCAACGAACAAGAAATAGTCCGAAAAGTTAACTTGAAATACGAAGGAACTAACTCAATTTTGACTATTGATTTTGCCTTAGATGTAGCAATAATGCGGCAAGAATTTGAGGTTGAACATAAATTGCGCTATGGTTTCATTCAAATAGAAAAAACCTTAATTGTCGAATCAGCTTCAGTTGAAGTAATTCAGAAAATGGACACACCAGAAGAACCATTAATTACTCGTAGTCGTCCTCTCAATGAATTACCTACATGTGTTGAAACAGTACAGATGTTTACTGCTGACCAATGGCATAATACACCTGTTTATAGGCGAGAAGATTTACAACCAGAAGATAATATTAACGGCCCAGCAATCATTGTCGAAAAAATTAGCACAATTGTAGTCGAACCCCAATGGCAAGCAAGCTTAACCGAACGTAATCATTTAATTTTGCAACGTAATAATTAG
- a CDS encoding type II toxin-antitoxin system PemK/MazF family toxin produces MRARFATGRYRFSSSIKLTGLSLERVINLQASEIDDSQIIKDFLELSESSLNRVWLDPEEEEAWKDLLPFPFSDSSTTKRRPALVIAESDSNNIIVCPITSKPGRDYQIKLEDKNFRIGKLNLSPCYIRPNIIATVDTSNVIRHIGKLKDDKINEVITVIIEILQKPSEPPPRSKA; encoded by the coding sequence ATGAGAGCAAGGTTTGCAACAGGAAGGTATCGATTTAGCTCTAGTATAAAACTAACTGGACTATCTCTTGAAAGAGTTATAAATTTACAAGCTAGCGAGATAGATGATTCTCAAATAATAAAAGATTTTCTTGAATTGAGTGAGTCATCACTGAACAGAGTTTGGCTCGATCCAGAAGAAGAGGAAGCTTGGAAGGATTTATTACCTTTTCCTTTTTCTGATTCGTCTACTACTAAAAGACGACCTGCTTTGGTAATTGCCGAATCAGATAGTAATAATATCATTGTCTGTCCGATAACTAGTAAACCAGGCAGAGATTATCAAATTAAGTTAGAAGACAAAAACTTCAGGATTGGAAAGCTAAACTTAAGTCCTTGCTATATTCGCCCTAACATTATTGCAACTGTTGACACAAGTAATGTTATTCGACATATTGGGAAACTGAAAGATGATAAAATCAATGAAGTCATTACTGTAATTATTGAAATTCTTCAAAAGCCGTCCGAACCTCCACCAAGATCAAAAGCTTAG
- the menD gene encoding 2-succinyl-5-enolpyruvyl-6-hydroxy-3-cyclohexene-1-carboxylic-acid synthase: protein MSIGFRNINEVWASVLTQTLKHLGLTTAIICPGSRSTPLAVAFAQQTPEIDVISILDERSAAFFALGRAKITGLPTAIVCTSGTAGANFYPAVIEAKQTRVPLLVLTADRPPELRDCHSGQTIDQLKLYGSYPNWQTELAVPVAEMGMLAYLRQTMVYAWERSLYPVAGPIHLNIPFRDPLAPIPDANVETQNFASLKSQFNPEEFFAHVTKFSPPPHLPITLSVSLDDWHNSERGIIIAGVSQPQQRQEYCQAIAQLAQTLQFPVLAEGLSPVRNHANINPHIISTYDLILRNQQLAKQLTPEIVIQIGEMPTSPVLRNWLKSTAARRWVIDPSDQNLDPLHSQTIHLRVNVEELVSKQEGELSLSPYYPTTPPSYLQLWHQVEAQVRTNIDHTFKEIDDLLESKIAWLLSQNLPPETPLFIANSMPVRDVEYFWQPNHSGIRPFFNRGANGIDGTLSTALGIAHRHQSSVMLTGDLALLHDTNGFLIRNKFVGHLTIVLVNNNGGGIFEMLPIAQFEPPFEEFFTTPQDIDFFQLCATYGVQYELINAWEQLQTKLNPLPTSGIRVLELRTNRKLDAKWRQENLGKFAKFLI from the coding sequence ATGTCAATTGGTTTTAGAAACATAAATGAAGTTTGGGCTTCCGTATTGACACAAACGTTGAAGCACTTGGGGTTAACAACTGCTATCATTTGTCCTGGTTCCCGTTCCACACCATTAGCGGTTGCTTTTGCTCAACAAACACCAGAAATTGATGTTATTTCCATTCTGGATGAACGTTCCGCAGCTTTTTTTGCCTTAGGAAGGGCAAAAATCACAGGATTACCCACAGCTATAGTTTGTACCTCAGGGACGGCGGGAGCAAATTTTTACCCAGCAGTAATTGAAGCGAAACAAACTCGTGTACCACTGCTAGTTTTAACCGCCGATAGACCACCAGAATTGCGGGATTGTCATTCTGGACAAACCATAGACCAGTTGAAATTATATGGCAGTTACCCCAACTGGCAAACAGAGTTAGCTGTACCTGTAGCAGAGATGGGGATGCTAGCTTATCTACGGCAAACAATGGTTTATGCTTGGGAGCGATCGCTCTACCCTGTCGCTGGCCCCATACACCTAAATATACCCTTTCGCGACCCCCTCGCACCTATTCCTGACGCAAATGTAGAGACGCAAAATTTTGCGTCTCTAAAATCACAATTTAATCCAGAAGAATTTTTTGCTCACGTTACGAAATTCTCCCCACCACCCCATCTCCCAATCACCCTATCTGTTTCCCTTGACGATTGGCACAACTCTGAACGAGGAATAATTATAGCTGGAGTTTCCCAACCACAACAGCGACAGGAATACTGTCAAGCGATCGCCCAACTTGCCCAAACCTTGCAATTTCCAGTCTTAGCTGAAGGATTATCTCCTGTGAGAAATCATGCTAATATCAATCCTCACATTATCTCTACTTATGACCTGATATTGCGGAATCAGCAACTAGCAAAACAGCTGACACCAGAAATAGTAATTCAAATTGGTGAAATGCCCACCAGTCCAGTACTGCGTAACTGGCTAAAATCCACTGCTGCAAGACGTTGGGTAATTGACCCCAGTGATCAAAATCTTGATCCTCTCCACAGTCAGACAATTCATCTACGGGTAAATGTAGAAGAATTAGTCAGCAAACAAGAGGGTGAACTCTCCCTATCACCCTATTACCCCACCACCCCACCCTCTTACTTGCAACTATGGCATCAAGTCGAAGCACAAGTCAGAACAAATATTGATCATACCTTTAAGGAAATAGACGATTTATTAGAAAGTAAAATTGCTTGGTTACTTTCTCAAAATCTACCGCCAGAAACACCTTTATTTATTGCCAATAGTATGCCTGTGCGAGATGTAGAATATTTTTGGCAACCCAACCATTCTGGTATACGACCCTTCTTTAATCGGGGTGCAAACGGTATAGATGGGACATTATCTACCGCTTTGGGAATTGCCCATCGTCATCAAAGCAGTGTCATGTTAACTGGAGATTTAGCACTATTACATGATACAAATGGCTTTTTAATCAGAAATAAATTTGTTGGACATCTAACAATTGTGTTAGTTAACAACAATGGTGGTGGCATCTTTGAAATGTTACCTATTGCTCAGTTTGAACCACCATTTGAAGAATTTTTTACCACACCACAAGATATAGATTTTTTCCAATTGTGTGCTACCTATGGCGTGCAATATGAATTAATTAATGCCTGGGAACAATTGCAAACAAAATTAAACCCTCTACCTACCAGTGGCATACGAGTGTTAGAGTTGCGAACAAATCGCAAACTAGACGCTAAGTGGCGTCAGGAAAATTTAGGTAAATTTGCCAAATTCCTAATTTGA
- the folB gene encoding dihydroneopterin aldolase, with protein sequence MDCIDVTGIRTYGYTGYLPEEQVLGQWFEVDVKLWLDLKSAGKTDAIADTVDYRRVINLVQHLIKTSKFALIERLVAVIADSILQECDRLTQVQVTLSKLAAPIPDFGGKISICVTRSR encoded by the coding sequence ATGGACTGCATTGATGTAACGGGAATTCGTACCTATGGCTACACTGGCTATCTACCAGAGGAACAGGTGCTAGGACAGTGGTTTGAGGTAGATGTGAAGTTATGGTTGGATCTCAAATCAGCAGGCAAAACTGATGCGATCGCAGATACTGTTGACTACCGTCGAGTTATTAATTTAGTGCAACATCTGATCAAAACATCAAAGTTCGCTTTGATTGAACGACTCGTAGCTGTAATTGCAGATTCTATTTTGCAAGAGTGCGATCGTCTCACACAAGTTCAAGTCACTCTCAGTAAACTTGCTGCACCCATCCCAGACTTCGGTGGCAAAATCAGCATTTGTGTAACTAGAAGCAGGTAA